Proteins from a single region of Drosophila biarmipes strain raj3 chromosome 3R, RU_DBia_V1.1, whole genome shotgun sequence:
- the LOC108031029 gene encoding peroxiredoxin-2 has translation MSFVGRTLIRNVPLLGKAILSQQKQFAARLLHQTAPLAAVRVQQPAPDFKGLAVVGNSFQEVKLEDYRGKYLVLFFYPLDFTFVCPTEIVAFSERIKEFQDINAEVLGVSVDSHFSHLTWCNVDRKNGGVGQLNYPLLSDLTKKISADYDVLLDKEGISLRGTFIIDPNGILRQYSINDLPVGRSVDEVLRLIKAFQFVEQHGEVCPANWNPKSNPATIKPDVEESKKYFSKHG, from the exons ATGTCTTTCGTCGGACGCACACTGATTCGCAAC GTGCCTCTGCTTGGGAAGGCCATTCTGAGTCAGCAGAAACAGTTTGCCGCTCGCCTCCTACACCAGA CTGCTCCCCTGGCCGCGGTCCGTGTCCAGCAGCCCGCTCCCGATTTTAAGGGTCTGGCGGTGGTGGGCAACAGCTTCCAGGAGGTGAAGCTGGAGGACTACCGGGGCAAGTACCTGGTCCTATTCTTCTACCCACTGGATTT CACATTCGTTTGCCCCACGGAAATCGTTGCATTTAGCGAGCGCATCAAGGAGTTCCAGGACATCAATGCCGAGGTTCTGGGCGTGTCCGTGGACTCCCACTTCAGCCATCTAACCTGGTGCAATGTGGACCGCAAGAACGGCGGAGTGGGCCAGCTGAACTACCCACTGCTCTCCGACTTGACCAAGAAGATCTCCGCCGACTACGATGTGCTGCTCGACAAGGAGGGCATCTCCCTGCGCGGAACCTTCATCATCGATCCGAACGGCATTCTGCGCCAGTACTCCATCAATGATCTGCCAGTAGGCCGTTCCGTGGACGAGGTGCTGCGCCTGATCAAGGCTTTCCAGTTCGTCGAGCAGCACGGCGAGGTGTGCCCGGCCAACTGGAACCCTAAGTCGAACCCGGCCACCATCAAGCCTGATGTGGAGGAGTCCAAGAAGTACTTCAGCAAGCACGGCTAG